Proteins from a genomic interval of Nitrospina gracilis Nb-211:
- a CDS encoding PA2169 family four-helix-bundle protein, producing MTSKFNENILKALSTTEEALKICKEAMEDANDETCRAMYAAMIKDCEKHVQMLKGEIDLHKVQKKWDDNKK from the coding sequence ATGACCAGCAAGTTCAACGAAAATATCCTGAAAGCCCTCAGCACCACGGAAGAGGCGCTGAAAATATGCAAAGAGGCGATGGAAGACGCCAACGACGAAACCTGCCGCGCCATGTATGCGGCCATGATCAAGGATTGTGAAAAGCACGTCCAGATGCTGAAAGGGGAGATCGATCTCCACAAAGTCCAGAAAAAATGGGATGACAACAAAAAGTAG
- the gatB gene encoding Asp-tRNA(Asn)/Glu-tRNA(Gln) amidotransferase subunit GatB: MKYETVIGLEVHAQLKTRSKIFCSCSTEFGKAPNENTCPVCLGMPGVLPVLNRKVVEFAMKACLATHCEIQPMNQFARKNYFYPDLPKGYQVSQFDRPIGLSGHLTIQTADGPKRIGLTRIHMEEDAGKSIHGENLGDPDKSYVDYNRTGVPLIEIVSEPELRSAEDAREYLVALKSVLQYADVSDCNMEEGSFRCDANVSLRPAGQKEFGTRVELKNINSFKFVQKAIEHEVERQTKILDQGDQVVQETRLYDANRGVTYSMRSKEEAHDYRYFPEPDLVPVVCDADWIESIRRELPEMPEEKRQRFVEQYAIPEYDAGVLTTSRALADYFEQCVELFNQPKLVSNWIMGELLRLLNQDDRDIGDCPVTPRKLAGMLKLIDAGTISGKIAKTVFEEMYRTGKEPAAIIEEQGLTQISDEGALGQIVDDIIAASPEQVQQFKDGRDKVLGYFIGQAMKASKGQANPGLLNKLFKEKLGQA, encoded by the coding sequence ATGAAATACGAAACGGTCATCGGACTCGAAGTCCATGCCCAACTCAAGACCCGGTCCAAGATTTTCTGTTCCTGCTCCACGGAATTCGGCAAAGCACCCAACGAAAACACCTGCCCCGTGTGCCTGGGCATGCCCGGTGTCCTGCCGGTGCTGAACCGCAAGGTGGTGGAATTCGCCATGAAGGCGTGCCTGGCCACGCACTGCGAAATCCAGCCGATGAACCAGTTCGCGCGCAAAAACTATTTTTATCCCGACCTGCCGAAGGGCTACCAGGTATCGCAGTTCGACCGGCCCATCGGGCTCAGCGGCCACCTGACCATCCAGACGGCGGACGGGCCGAAGCGCATCGGCCTCACCCGCATCCACATGGAGGAAGACGCGGGCAAATCCATCCACGGTGAGAACCTGGGCGACCCGGATAAGAGCTATGTCGATTACAACCGCACCGGCGTGCCGTTGATCGAGATCGTCAGCGAGCCGGAACTGCGGAGCGCCGAAGACGCGCGCGAATACCTCGTTGCTCTCAAATCCGTTTTGCAGTACGCGGACGTGAGCGACTGCAACATGGAAGAAGGCAGTTTCCGTTGCGACGCCAACGTGTCGCTTCGCCCCGCCGGGCAGAAAGAGTTCGGCACCCGGGTCGAGTTGAAAAACATCAACTCCTTCAAGTTCGTGCAGAAGGCCATCGAACACGAGGTCGAACGGCAGACCAAGATCCTCGACCAGGGCGACCAAGTGGTGCAGGAGACGCGGCTGTACGACGCCAACCGCGGCGTCACCTACTCCATGCGCTCCAAGGAAGAAGCGCACGACTACCGCTATTTCCCGGAACCGGATCTCGTACCCGTGGTGTGCGACGCGGACTGGATCGAGTCCATCCGCCGCGAACTGCCGGAGATGCCGGAGGAAAAACGCCAGCGTTTCGTCGAGCAGTACGCCATTCCCGAGTACGACGCCGGGGTGCTGACCACCTCGCGCGCGCTCGCCGATTATTTCGAGCAGTGCGTTGAGTTGTTCAATCAGCCGAAGCTGGTCAGCAATTGGATCATGGGCGAACTCCTGCGCCTGCTCAACCAGGACGACCGCGACATCGGCGACTGCCCGGTGACGCCGAGGAAGCTGGCCGGCATGCTGAAGTTGATCGATGCCGGGACCATCAGCGGCAAGATTGCCAAAACCGTGTTCGAGGAGATGTACCGGACCGGCAAGGAACCCGCCGCCATCATCGAGGAACAGGGGCTGACGCAGATTTCCGACGAGGGAGCGCTGGGCCAGATCGTGGACGACATCATCGCCGCCAGCCCGGAACAGGTTCAGCAGTTCAAGGACGGGCGGGACAAGGTGCTGGGGTATTTCATCGGGCAGGCGATGAAGGCGAGCAAGGGCCAGGCCAACCCCGGCCTGCTCAACAAATTGTTCAAGGAGAAGCTGGGGCAGGCCTGA
- the bcp gene encoding thioredoxin-dependent thiol peroxidase, with amino-acid sequence MIKEGSKAPDFTAVDQDGNKVKLSSFKGKKNVVLYFYPKDMTPGCTTEACDFRDLHNKFKNTQVLGVSVDSPERHQKFIEKYELPFTLVSDEDKKVVQKYGVWQEKKLYGKTFMGIVRSTFLIDKEGVVRKVWPKVKVKGHAEEVLESLKELK; translated from the coding sequence ATGATTAAAGAAGGCAGTAAAGCGCCGGACTTCACGGCTGTCGATCAGGACGGCAACAAAGTCAAGCTGAGTTCCTTCAAGGGGAAGAAAAACGTTGTCCTCTATTTCTACCCCAAAGACATGACCCCCGGTTGCACCACGGAAGCGTGCGACTTCCGCGACCTGCATAATAAATTCAAAAACACGCAGGTACTCGGTGTCAGCGTCGATTCGCCCGAGCGCCACCAGAAATTCATCGAAAAATACGAACTGCCCTTCACTCTTGTCAGCGATGAAGATAAAAAGGTGGTGCAGAAGTACGGCGTGTGGCAGGAAAAGAAACTCTACGGCAAGACATTCATGGGCATCGTGCGCAGTACGTTTCTGATCGACAAAGAAGGCGTCGTGCGCAAGGTCTGGCCGAAGGTGAAGGTCAAGGGACACGCCGAGGAAGTGTTGGAATCCCTCAAAGAATTGAAATAG
- a CDS encoding formylglycine-generating enzyme family protein, producing MNFPNRKWLGGMLVIGLSLLVVATAQAVDPLEALELLRQKKEFEEKELKRLSTMQKIPAGEFVMGRNGVNKNEAPARTVYLDAFYIDTYEVTQLQYLEVMKSNPSYFNECSLCPVEKVTYYQAAEYCSKLGKRLPTEAEWEKAARAGTQTTYHWGKDLIDFYAWYGNNSGGRTQPVGQRRPNAFGLYDMTGNVWEWVADWYSRDYYKTAPAKNPRGPETGTLKSVRGGGWGVPPELQAHAYRDFKEPDTRYINVGFRCARDAKP from the coding sequence TTGAGCTTGCTGGTCGTGGCGACGGCACAGGCGGTGGACCCGCTGGAGGCCCTGGAACTGCTCCGCCAGAAGAAAGAGTTTGAAGAGAAAGAGCTGAAACGCCTGTCCACCATGCAGAAAATCCCCGCCGGGGAGTTTGTGATGGGGCGCAACGGCGTCAACAAAAACGAGGCTCCCGCGCGCACGGTGTACCTCGATGCGTTTTACATCGACACCTACGAAGTGACGCAATTGCAGTATTTGGAAGTGATGAAGTCCAATCCCAGCTACTTCAATGAATGTTCGCTGTGTCCGGTGGAGAAGGTGACGTACTACCAGGCGGCGGAGTATTGCAGTAAGCTGGGAAAGCGCCTGCCGACCGAGGCAGAGTGGGAAAAAGCGGCACGGGCCGGCACGCAGACCACGTATCACTGGGGAAAGGACCTGATCGATTTTTATGCGTGGTACGGCAACAATTCCGGCGGACGCACCCAGCCGGTGGGCCAGCGCAGACCCAACGCCTTCGGCCTCTACGACATGACGGGGAATGTGTGGGAATGGGTGGCCGACTGGTACAGCCGCGACTATTATAAAACCGCTCCGGCGAAAAACCCGCGGGGGCCTGAAACGGGTACGTTGAAATCGGTACGCGGCGGCGGATGGGGCGTCCCGCCGGAGTTGCAGGCCCACGCCTACCGTGATTTCAAGGAACCGGACACGCGCTACATCAACGTCGGTTTCCGCTGTGCCAGGGATGCGAAACCATGA
- a CDS encoding tetratricopeptide repeat protein, with amino-acid sequence MKRSKLWIGITGLLFALALQASPAFATWPSIDIALWDPHFAKQDRQDPEYLKVLEHAEKGEFAQALELAERLIQERPSKGTPVILKSLLLYELGRYRDAHETLLHGRRIQPRHPAIHYANCEIYRMLGVVDLSKRGCGIAVNQHQKLPEAHYEYALTLAANGEMNEANLELELASELAPKNPVYPYERGMNYFYLNDLAAAEKAFLKAVELDPKHLDALYQLGYLHAIRGELEKSQSYLERLYEMRTNHPKVDSARQLIEMIKTGRVDELPKTVIPHQYHMSRSRSLYQSGEYGLALFEIQTAARLNPTDKPTQEILVGLSSLLLRLELTEISIENLLAHIDNDPILRAKSYQEMGDLQALRGNMKEARKFYQKAMELGDPDNLAKTSLSELPPNDHGIPSALDQDELFFLPAEALNRRGELFSHYGMYKRALAVYSMVLRMAPTHLMAKLNTATTHYNTGEYGQAISMLEKISMNHPNHKYILSHHVLLAKCYAQKGDEPQMVRNLQFVRENKPEILPTLREDPAFARYRDLALFR; translated from the coding sequence TTGAAACGTTCGAAACTTTGGATTGGAATAACGGGCCTGTTGTTCGCCCTCGCATTGCAGGCCTCCCCCGCTTTCGCCACCTGGCCGAGCATCGACATCGCCCTTTGGGACCCGCACTTCGCCAAGCAGGACCGGCAGGACCCTGAATACCTGAAAGTGCTGGAGCACGCCGAAAAAGGCGAATTCGCCCAGGCGCTGGAGCTCGCAGAACGCCTCATCCAGGAACGGCCGAGCAAGGGCACGCCCGTCATTCTGAAATCGCTCCTGCTGTACGAGCTGGGCCGCTACCGTGACGCGCATGAAACACTGCTGCATGGACGCCGTATCCAGCCGCGCCACCCCGCCATCCATTACGCCAACTGCGAAATCTACCGGATGCTGGGCGTGGTCGACCTCTCCAAGCGCGGGTGCGGCATTGCCGTCAACCAACACCAGAAACTGCCGGAAGCCCATTACGAGTACGCACTGACGCTGGCGGCGAACGGCGAGATGAACGAAGCCAATCTGGAACTCGAACTGGCCTCGGAGCTGGCCCCGAAGAACCCCGTTTACCCCTACGAGCGGGGCATGAACTATTTTTATCTGAACGATCTGGCCGCCGCCGAGAAGGCGTTTCTGAAAGCCGTCGAACTCGATCCCAAGCATCTGGACGCGCTGTATCAACTGGGTTACCTGCACGCCATCCGCGGCGAGCTTGAAAAATCCCAGTCTTACCTCGAACGCCTGTACGAGATGCGCACCAACCACCCGAAGGTCGACTCCGCACGCCAGTTGATTGAAATGATCAAGACCGGCCGTGTCGATGAACTGCCGAAGACGGTGATTCCGCACCAGTATCATATGAGCCGGTCGCGCTCGCTGTACCAGTCCGGAGAATACGGGCTGGCCCTGTTCGAAATCCAGACGGCGGCGCGCCTGAATCCAACCGACAAACCAACGCAGGAAATCCTGGTGGGGCTGTCCAGCCTGCTACTCCGGCTGGAATTGACGGAAATCTCCATCGAAAACCTGCTGGCCCACATCGATAACGACCCCATCCTGCGCGCCAAATCCTACCAGGAAATGGGCGACCTGCAGGCCCTTCGCGGCAACATGAAAGAAGCGCGGAAGTTTTATCAGAAAGCCATGGAACTGGGCGATCCAGACAACCTGGCCAAAACCAGCCTGTCGGAACTGCCGCCCAACGACCACGGCATTCCCAGCGCCCTCGATCAGGATGAGTTGTTTTTTCTTCCGGCAGAGGCCTTGAACCGGCGCGGTGAGCTGTTTTCTCATTATGGCATGTATAAACGCGCACTGGCGGTTTACTCTATGGTTTTGCGCATGGCGCCCACCCACCTGATGGCGAAGTTGAACACCGCCACCACTCATTACAATACCGGGGAATATGGACAGGCCATCTCCATGCTGGAAAAAATTTCCATGAACCATCCCAATCACAAGTACATTTTGTCGCACCACGTTCTGCTTGCAAAATGTTACGCGCAAAAAGGCGACGAACCGCAGATGGTGCGGAACCTCCAGTTCGTTCGGGAAAACAAACCGGAGATCCTGCCCACTCTTCGGGAAGACCCGGCCTTTGCCCGGTACCGGGACCTCGCTTTGTTCCGGTGA
- a CDS encoding methyltransferase domain-containing protein, translating to MNDESDGLTGEGYTHADWQKHYDDDDMPWDLGEVAPPFVRLWEDGRVPKGRMIVPGCGQGHEVKFFAGNGMQVTAVDIAPGAVERLRHHLKNAGVSARVLHDDFFSLNSEHDAFYDVFLEQTFFCAIHPILRATYVNVAHRILKPGGLLIGLFYETGERGGPPFNTTADDILHHFSGRFSIRNLEKCDHSIDKRQGKEWLAILQRQ from the coding sequence ATGAACGATGAATCGGATGGCCTGACCGGCGAGGGCTACACCCACGCCGACTGGCAGAAGCATTATGACGACGACGACATGCCGTGGGACCTGGGCGAGGTCGCTCCGCCGTTCGTGCGTTTGTGGGAAGACGGGCGCGTGCCGAAAGGCCGCATGATCGTCCCCGGTTGCGGCCAGGGCCACGAGGTGAAGTTTTTCGCAGGCAATGGCATGCAGGTGACGGCGGTGGATATCGCGCCTGGCGCGGTGGAGCGGCTCCGCCACCATCTGAAGAATGCCGGGGTGAGTGCGCGGGTGTTGCATGACGATTTTTTTTCGTTGAACAGCGAACACGATGCATTTTACGACGTGTTCCTGGAACAGACGTTCTTCTGCGCTATCCACCCCATTCTGCGCGCCACTTATGTGAACGTGGCACACCGCATCCTAAAGCCCGGTGGGTTGTTGATCGGGTTATTTTATGAAACCGGTGAGAGAGGCGGACCGCCGTTCAACACCACGGCCGACGACATTCTCCACCATTTCAGCGGGCGGTTTTCCATCCGCAACCTGGAAAAGTGCGACCATTCCATCGACAAGCGTCAAGGTAAGGAGTGGCTGGCCATCCTGCAACGCCAGTGA
- a CDS encoding Lcl C-terminal domain-containing protein, which produces MKPKTQSLQSALFCLVVCTALVFAGAPSASAFDMAVEAWSADKRFADHGDGTISDTRTGLMWVKKDSYLDTGRWMDWREIFTYVQDLNDTTFAGYIDWRVPTLEELRTLYEAEKINSAQVGREMMIHIDPIFAKEGCGALWSSEDNGHFNSFGLIFNTGTRFSANKKSRSRKATRAVRIIQNPDFRKKYLQ; this is translated from the coding sequence ATGAAACCGAAAACGCAATCTCTCCAGTCCGCCCTGTTTTGCCTTGTGGTGTGTACCGCGCTGGTGTTTGCGGGCGCGCCTTCCGCTTCTGCTTTTGATATGGCGGTGGAGGCGTGGTCGGCCGACAAACGCTTTGCCGACCACGGCGACGGCACCATCAGCGACACGCGGACGGGCCTCATGTGGGTCAAAAAGGATTCGTATCTCGACACCGGCCGCTGGATGGACTGGCGCGAAATCTTCACCTACGTGCAAGACCTGAACGACACCACCTTTGCGGGATACATCGACTGGCGTGTGCCGACGCTGGAAGAGTTGCGGACCTTGTACGAAGCCGAAAAAATCAACAGCGCGCAGGTCGGGCGGGAGATGATGATTCACATCGACCCGATCTTTGCAAAGGAAGGATGCGGCGCCCTGTGGTCTTCCGAAGACAACGGTCATTTCAATTCCTTCGGCCTGATTTTCAACACCGGCACCCGCTTCTCGGCCAACAAAAAATCGCGGAGCCGCAAAGCGACGCGCGCAGTGCGGATCATACAAAATCCCGACTTTCGCAAAAAATATCTTCAATAA
- a CDS encoding aminopeptidase P family protein produces MMQRDGKKIYSGIFRDGGAGAYAKRRFRERRKKLMDAENMLMVLTGVPYGPGQETLWTYAFVPTYQEPSLMYLTGVNQTEVILLLDPHSKESDEILFVKKKDPSKEFWDGIRFGVGDPKSVNEAKRVTGIKDVRDIDDFEAVFRDRFKRQSKKRVGTFWLEGIRNGRRTTIKSDHNWNFKQQVERMLRKWKAPKGALHNIMETHFDLRLPLDKYDVENTLKANRLTAAAFKETLGRFRELKTEYEIQGFIEGQMLMRSPYGLSFPSIIASGHNATVLHYVKNDDPVKKHEMVLLDFGVRWMTMHADISRTVPASGKYNPLQKLLYEIVLKAQLEVERQACAGRTIQELNELCWNTVNHHLKRDFLDQGGKCKLKYKERPHGVSHLIGEQEHDGDPFRNYAVQPMKPGWLISNEPGLYGEFKMKLNGKSYEQEIGIRIEDNLLITEKGCRNLSQSVPKRVAEVEKLMSGGE; encoded by the coding sequence ATGATGCAGAGAGACGGTAAAAAAATCTATTCCGGCATTTTCCGCGACGGTGGCGCCGGGGCTTATGCCAAGCGCCGCTTCCGGGAGCGCCGTAAAAAATTGATGGATGCGGAAAACATGTTGATGGTATTGACCGGTGTGCCGTACGGGCCCGGTCAGGAGACGTTGTGGACCTACGCCTTCGTGCCGACCTATCAGGAACCCAGCCTCATGTACCTGACGGGGGTCAACCAGACGGAAGTGATCCTTTTGCTCGATCCCCATTCGAAGGAATCGGATGAAATCCTGTTCGTCAAGAAGAAGGACCCGAGCAAGGAGTTCTGGGACGGCATCCGCTTCGGCGTGGGCGATCCGAAAAGCGTGAACGAGGCCAAGCGCGTAACCGGAATCAAGGATGTGCGCGACATCGACGATTTCGAGGCGGTGTTCAGGGACCGGTTCAAGAGGCAGTCGAAAAAAAGAGTCGGCACGTTCTGGCTGGAAGGCATCCGCAACGGCAGGCGGACGACCATCAAGTCCGACCACAACTGGAATTTCAAGCAACAGGTCGAACGCATGTTGCGCAAGTGGAAGGCGCCGAAGGGAGCTTTGCACAACATCATGGAAACGCATTTCGATCTGCGCCTGCCGCTGGACAAGTACGACGTGGAGAACACGCTGAAGGCGAACCGCCTGACCGCCGCGGCATTCAAGGAAACGCTGGGGCGGTTCCGCGAGTTGAAAACCGAGTACGAGATCCAGGGATTCATCGAAGGGCAGATGCTGATGCGTTCTCCGTACGGATTGAGTTTTCCGTCCATCATCGCCTCCGGCCACAATGCCACGGTTCTGCACTATGTGAAAAACGACGATCCGGTGAAGAAACATGAGATGGTTCTGCTGGATTTCGGCGTGCGCTGGATGACCATGCATGCGGACATCAGCAGAACGGTTCCCGCGTCCGGCAAGTACAATCCGTTACAGAAGCTGCTGTACGAGATCGTGTTGAAAGCGCAGTTGGAGGTCGAGCGGCAGGCCTGCGCCGGCCGCACCATCCAGGAACTCAACGAGCTTTGCTGGAACACGGTGAACCATCACCTGAAACGGGATTTCCTCGATCAGGGCGGAAAATGCAAGCTCAAGTACAAAGAGCGGCCGCATGGGGTGAGTCATCTCATCGGCGAGCAGGAGCACGACGGCGATCCGTTCCGCAACTACGCGGTGCAGCCAATGAAACCCGGCTGGTTGATCAGCAACGAGCCCGGCCTGTACGGCGAGTTCAAAATGAAGTTGAACGGAAAAAGCTACGAGCAGGAGATCGGCATCCGCATCGAGGACAACCTGCTGATTACGGAAAAGGGGTGCAGGAACCTGTCGCAATCGGTGCCGAAACGGGTTGCGGAGGTTGAAAAACTGATGAGCGGAGGGGAGTGA
- a CDS encoding SDR family NAD(P)-dependent oxidoreductase, with translation MRLENKTVIITGGGTGIGFACAELFHKEGARLALFGRRKELLKAAAKRLGENVLAVPGDITRQDDVDMLVELTLKEFGQIDVLVNNAGTLGGWPLHQTENDAWDEVLNVNLRGLFLLTRRVLAHMVERKSGSIVHISSILGLVAVPQTGAYNVSKGALNQLSRSIAVEYGPLNIRSNALCPGMVETDMTEALRDNKELMEDWKEHYYPMRRFAKPEEVANACLFLASDESSFITGTVLPVDGGFTAM, from the coding sequence ATGAGACTTGAAAACAAGACCGTCATCATCACCGGCGGCGGCACCGGTATCGGGTTCGCCTGCGCAGAATTGTTTCACAAGGAAGGCGCGCGCCTCGCCCTGTTCGGCCGTCGCAAGGAACTGTTGAAGGCGGCGGCAAAGCGGCTCGGCGAAAACGTGCTGGCCGTGCCGGGGGACATCACCCGCCAGGACGATGTGGACATGCTGGTCGAACTCACCCTCAAAGAGTTCGGGCAGATCGACGTGCTGGTCAACAATGCCGGGACGCTGGGCGGCTGGCCCCTGCACCAAACCGAAAACGATGCCTGGGACGAGGTGCTGAACGTCAATCTGCGCGGCCTGTTCCTGTTGACCCGCCGTGTGCTGGCGCACATGGTCGAGCGCAAATCCGGCTCCATCGTCCACATCAGCTCCATCCTCGGCCTTGTCGCCGTGCCGCAGACCGGAGCCTACAACGTCTCCAAAGGGGCGCTCAACCAGCTTTCCCGCTCCATCGCGGTGGAGTATGGCCCCTTGAACATCCGCTCGAATGCCCTCTGCCCCGGCATGGTGGAAACCGACATGACGGAGGCATTGCGCGACAACAAGGAGTTGATGGAAGACTGGAAAGAGCATTATTATCCGATGCGCCGCTTCGCGAAGCCGGAGGAAGTGGCCAACGCCTGCCTGTTTCTGGCCAGCGACGAGTCGTCCTTCATCACCGGCACGGTGCTTCCCGTGGACGGAGGCTTCACCGCCATGTAG
- a CDS encoding SOS response-associated peptidase: MCGRYSLTQPVKTLQQHFGARPAGVPHEARYNIAPSQILPIVVAENGDRQLRPMRWGLLPAWAKDEKLGHKLINARAETVHEKPSFKTAFRHTRCLVPADGFYEWKRDKDGKTPQYIRMQDGGLFAFAGLWSTWKGPKGPVDTFTIITTEANRQLQALHHRMPVILMPDDYAAWLDSAAPLQSLKTLLRPLTGDMLGFHPISTLVNSPKNDFPECRQPLTN; encoded by the coding sequence ATGTGCGGACGCTACAGCCTGACCCAACCCGTCAAAACCCTTCAGCAACATTTTGGAGCGCGCCCGGCGGGCGTGCCGCATGAAGCGCGTTACAACATCGCACCCAGCCAGATCCTGCCCATCGTCGTAGCTGAAAACGGCGATCGCCAATTGCGTCCCATGCGCTGGGGATTGCTTCCCGCGTGGGCGAAGGACGAAAAGCTCGGGCACAAGCTCATCAACGCGCGCGCCGAAACCGTACACGAGAAGCCCAGCTTCAAAACCGCGTTCCGGCACACCCGCTGTCTGGTTCCCGCTGACGGATTTTACGAATGGAAGCGGGACAAGGACGGCAAAACGCCGCAGTACATCCGCATGCAGGACGGCGGTCTGTTTGCGTTTGCGGGATTGTGGTCCACCTGGAAAGGCCCGAAGGGACCGGTGGACACTTTCACCATCATCACCACCGAAGCCAACCGGCAACTGCAGGCGTTGCATCACCGCATGCCGGTGATCCTGATGCCGGACGATTACGCCGCATGGCTGGATAGCGCCGCGCCGCTCCAGTCGTTAAAAACGCTCCTGCGTCCTTTGACCGGCGACATGCTTGGGTTCCATCCCATCTCCACACTGGTCAACTCACCGAAAAACGACTTTCCGGAATGCCGGCAACCGCTCACAAACTGA
- a CDS encoding heavy metal response regulator transcription factor, producing the protein MRILIVEDEKKVAGFIKKGLEEETYAVDVATDGEEGQNLAEMNHYDLIILDLMLPKIKGLDVLAHLRTKNINTPIILLTAKDSVEDKVTGLNQGADDYLTKPFAFSELLARIRSLLRRGQSETKTVLQVGDLTLDLVSHKVKRGGEEIELTGKEYSLLEYFMRNAGKVLTRTMIAEHVWDYNFDTFTNVIDVYVNHLRKKIDKQYDHKLLHTLRGVGYVMRE; encoded by the coding sequence ATGCGTATCTTGATCGTTGAGGACGAGAAAAAAGTCGCCGGATTCATCAAGAAAGGTTTGGAAGAGGAGACCTACGCCGTGGATGTCGCCACGGACGGCGAGGAAGGCCAGAACCTGGCGGAGATGAACCACTACGACCTCATCATCCTCGACCTCATGTTGCCGAAGATCAAGGGACTCGATGTGCTCGCCCACCTGCGGACGAAGAACATCAACACCCCGATCATCCTGCTGACCGCCAAGGATTCCGTCGAAGACAAGGTGACGGGGCTCAATCAGGGCGCCGACGACTACCTGACCAAGCCCTTCGCTTTTTCAGAACTGCTGGCGCGCATCCGCTCGCTGTTGCGGCGGGGGCAGAGCGAGACCAAGACCGTTCTGCAGGTCGGCGACCTGACGCTCGACCTGGTCAGCCACAAGGTGAAGCGTGGCGGCGAGGAGATCGAACTGACGGGTAAGGAGTACAGCCTGCTGGAATACTTCATGCGCAACGCCGGCAAGGTGCTCACGCGGACGATGATCGCCGAGCATGTGTGGGATTACAATTTCGACACATTCACCAATGTCATCGACGTGTACGTCAACCACCTTCGCAAGAAGATCGACAAGCAATACGATCACAAATTACTGCACACCTTGAGGGGCGTCGGATATGTGATGAGGGAATAG